The proteins below are encoded in one region of Metabacillus dongyingensis:
- a CDS encoding GvpL/GvpF family gas vesicle protein yields the protein MGDLIYLYGLIPTKEAAAHQSFPSFTGFDGERKLYTIPINNVTAFVCKLDSDHYSEEAIKDKIDSDMDWLQEKAFHHHETVAALYKSFTIIPLKFCTIYKNEDSLKQTIQSSETRIEETLSMLYGNEEWNVKIYSDDNELKKQVSENNSAIEAKKQEISELPRGRQFFEKKKIDKLIEDELENEKNRVCEHVHEKLKEHSLHAAIKKNWSKDVTGLKENMAWNSVFLLPIPKVESFLEEMKQFEQELGGTGWRFEATGPWPAYHFSSFS from the coding sequence ATGGGCGACTTGATTTATTTATATGGATTGATACCAACTAAAGAAGCGGCAGCACATCAATCGTTTCCATCTTTTACAGGCTTTGATGGTGAACGCAAGCTATACACCATTCCGATCAACAATGTCACAGCATTTGTTTGCAAACTGGATTCTGATCATTATTCAGAAGAAGCCATTAAAGACAAGATCGACAGTGATATGGACTGGCTGCAGGAAAAAGCGTTCCATCATCATGAAACGGTTGCTGCCCTTTATAAGAGCTTCACAATCATTCCGCTTAAATTTTGCACGATTTATAAGAATGAAGATAGTCTGAAGCAAACCATTCAATCTAGTGAAACGAGGATTGAAGAGACTCTTTCCATGCTTTATGGAAACGAAGAATGGAATGTGAAAATCTATTCTGACGATAATGAACTGAAAAAGCAGGTAAGTGAAAACAATTCAGCAATCGAAGCGAAGAAACAGGAAATAAGCGAGCTGCCTCGCGGAAGACAATTTTTTGAAAAGAAAAAGATTGATAAGCTGATCGAGGATGAGCTTGAAAATGAGAAGAATCGAGTTTGTGAACACGTGCATGAGAAGCTGAAGGAGCATTCGCTTCATGCAGCTATTAAGAAAAATTGGAGCAAAGATGTCACAGGTCTAAAAGAAAATATGGCCTGGAACAGTGTGTTTCTTCTTCCGATTCCGAAAGTGGAAAGCTTCTTGGAAGAAATGAAGCAGTTTGAACAGGAACTTGGCGGCACTGGCTGGAGATTCGAAGCTACAGGCCCATGGCCGGCGTACCATTTCTCCAGTTTTTCATAA
- a CDS encoding gas vesicle protein yields the protein MSLRESVENKDIALIDILDVILDKGVAIKGDLIISIAGVDLVYLDLRVLIASVETLVQSKAGNRKPVTSDQFDKQREELVDATGQPNKW from the coding sequence ATGTCTCTTAGAGAATCAGTTGAAAACAAGGATATAGCACTTATTGATATTTTAGATGTCATTCTCGACAAGGGTGTGGCCATCAAAGGTGATTTAATCATTTCGATTGCAGGTGTAGATCTAGTGTATTTGGATCTAAGGGTTTTGATTGCTTCAGTTGAAACGCTTGTCCAATCAAAAGCAGGCAACCGAAAGCCCGTCACATCTGATCAATTCGATAAACAGAGGGAGGAGTTAGTCGATGCAACAGGCCAGCCGAACAAATGGTAG
- a CDS encoding gas vesicle protein K has product MQQASRTNGRIQLDPDNAEHGLAQLVLTVVELLRQIVERHAMRRVEGGTLTDEQIENLGVALMNLEEKMEELKEVFGLDAEDLNIDLGPLGSLL; this is encoded by the coding sequence ATGCAACAGGCCAGCCGAACAAATGGTAGGATTCAGCTTGATCCTGACAATGCCGAACACGGACTTGCGCAGCTAGTCCTGACCGTCGTTGAGCTTCTCAGGCAAATTGTCGAACGTCATGCGATGAGGCGGGTGGAGGGTGGAACGCTGACGGACGAGCAAATTGAAAATCTCGGTGTAGCCTTGATGAACCTGGAAGAAAAAATGGAAGAATTGAAAGAAGTCTTTGGCCTTGACGCTGAAGATTTGAATATAGATCTCGGTCCTTTAGGCAGCTTGTTATAA
- a CDS encoding gas vesicle protein, with amino-acid sequence MAVQTTGQSSSIVDVLEKILDKGVVIAGDITVGIADVELLTIKIRLIVASVDKAKEIGMDWWENDPYLSSKAENNNTKALEEENRKLNERLELLENQLGSNRLNTANQLK; translated from the coding sequence ATGGCAGTCCAAACTACTGGGCAATCGAGCTCAATTGTAGATGTACTTGAAAAGATTTTGGATAAAGGGGTCGTCATCGCAGGCGATATTACCGTCGGAATTGCGGATGTCGAACTGCTGACAATTAAAATCCGCCTCATAGTCGCTTCTGTTGATAAAGCAAAAGAAATCGGCATGGACTGGTGGGAGAATGATCCTTATCTAAGCTCCAAAGCGGAGAATAACAATACAAAGGCTCTGGAAGAAGAAAACAGGAAATTGAATGAACGATTAGAGCTGCTTGAAAATCAGCTTGGCTCAAATCGTTTAAATACAGCTAACCAACTAAAATAA
- the gvpT gene encoding GvpT/GvpP family gas vesicle accessory protein, with amino-acid sequence MAEQTKLDNSQVENQKENTKAANSNKENSNKEQSTQEKSSRRSAPIKRTVAGSILGATVGYLATPENGKKLLARIDTDEIKSKAADFGKAAKEKSFQGASSLKSSATNLFKKDKNQSDDSDQEDSVNNSSEEETASSNSNEEFEALKQENQTLQERLQQLEEKMNQLSGQSNSEEDDEEGDEEEEETPSKKKTSKSKAESDDSEEDEDDDDEIEEDEEEEEMMYDGKDEDKKPKKSTRGRKPKTSKSSKAKDEKAKDEKEEEESEDTSLSSDDDTSS; translated from the coding sequence ATGGCAGAACAAACAAAATTAGACAACTCACAGGTGGAAAATCAAAAGGAAAATACGAAAGCCGCGAACTCAAATAAAGAGAACTCGAACAAAGAGCAATCTACTCAGGAAAAATCATCAAGAAGAAGCGCGCCAATTAAACGCACTGTCGCAGGCAGTATACTTGGCGCTACAGTAGGCTATCTGGCAACACCTGAAAACGGGAAGAAGCTTCTTGCCCGCATTGATACAGATGAAATAAAAAGCAAAGCTGCGGACTTTGGAAAAGCAGCTAAAGAAAAATCATTCCAAGGTGCTTCAAGCTTAAAATCATCAGCTACTAATCTATTTAAAAAAGATAAAAATCAGTCAGATGATTCTGATCAAGAAGATTCAGTGAACAATTCATCAGAAGAAGAAACTGCATCTTCAAATTCAAATGAAGAATTCGAGGCATTAAAGCAGGAAAACCAGACTCTTCAAGAACGTCTTCAGCAGCTTGAGGAAAAAATGAACCAATTAAGCGGCCAAAGCAATTCAGAAGAAGATGATGAAGAAGGCGATGAGGAAGAAGAAGAAACACCAAGCAAGAAAAAAACAAGCAAATCAAAAGCGGAATCTGATGACTCAGAAGAAGACGAAGATGATGATGATGAGATAGAAGAGGACGAAGAAGAAGAAGAAATGATGTACGATGGCAAAGATGAAGACAAAAAGCCGAAAAAATCAACACGCGGAAGAAAACCAAAGACTTCAAAATCATCAAAAGCTAAAGATGAAAAAGCTAAGGATGAAAAAGAGGAAGAAGAATCAGAAGATACTTCTCTAAGCAGCGACGATGATACATCATCTTAA
- the gvpU gene encoding gas vesicle accessory protein GvpU, with translation MSTAAASSKDSVLEFFVHASNKHDFALDITLNVNGAVISGTMVSAKEYFDALSETFEDGSEVAQKLSEQLSRASESVESNGDAEAHFIHLKNTKVYIGDSKSTPSKGQILWRGKLSEINGFFLGKISDARPASKKTE, from the coding sequence ATGAGTACAGCAGCAGCCTCATCAAAAGACAGTGTACTTGAATTCTTTGTACATGCTTCAAATAAACATGACTTTGCATTAGACATCACGTTAAACGTTAACGGGGCAGTCATTTCCGGCACAATGGTTTCTGCTAAGGAATACTTTGATGCCCTAAGTGAAACGTTTGAAGACGGAAGTGAAGTCGCCCAAAAATTAAGTGAACAATTATCACGTGCAAGCGAATCCGTTGAATCAAACGGAGATGCTGAAGCCCATTTCATCCACTTGAAAAATACAAAAGTGTATATCGGCGACAGCAAATCCACCCCTTCTAAAGGACAAATCCTTTGGAGAGGCAAGTTAAGTGAAATTAATGGATTTTTCCTGGGGAAAATCTCAGATGCCAGACCAGCAAGCAAAAAAACAGAATAG
- a CDS encoding 5-bromo-4-chloroindolyl phosphate hydrolysis family protein has product MNPFMAFSVRMMAAIPAAGTVGTVSFIGFDQPFLAAAAYSIAGGASAYSIASVSMNSRFLKKNSLTRKDYKYIKKQLDEAKPKMARLQKTLLTIRHLPSLKERIELVRVARRIYSLTIREPRRFYKAEKFFFSHLDSAVLLTEKYVFLSSQPKRNWELEKSLNETRKTLNELTRLIEQDLYLVVQDDVDELNLEIDVAKHSIKTNKDTKHLDESRKFK; this is encoded by the coding sequence ATGAATCCGTTTATGGCATTCAGTGTCCGGATGATGGCCGCAATACCGGCTGCAGGGACAGTTGGGACTGTTAGTTTTATCGGTTTTGACCAGCCTTTTTTAGCGGCAGCCGCATATTCTATTGCTGGGGGAGCGTCTGCATATTCGATTGCTTCTGTGAGTATGAACTCCAGATTTTTAAAGAAAAATTCTCTTACCCGCAAAGATTATAAATACATTAAAAAACAGCTGGACGAAGCGAAGCCTAAGATGGCACGCCTGCAGAAGACGCTTTTAACTATCCGTCATCTTCCTTCTTTAAAGGAGAGAATTGAGCTTGTGCGTGTCGCCCGCAGAATTTACAGCCTGACGATAAGAGAGCCGAGGCGTTTTTACAAAGCCGAGAAGTTTTTCTTTTCTCATTTGGATTCTGCTGTGCTTCTCACTGAGAAATACGTCTTTTTATCCTCTCAGCCAAAGAGGAATTGGGAGCTTGAGAAATCATTAAATGAGACGAGAAAAACATTAAACGAACTGACGCGTCTGATTGAACAGGATTTGTACTTGGTGGTGCAGGACGATGTCGATGAGCTAAATCTTGAAATTGATGTAGCAAAGCATTCCATTAAAACAAATAAAGATACGAAACATCTCGATGAAAGCCGGAAATTTAAATGA
- a CDS encoding toxic anion resistance protein encodes MNEIDLFQQVNTSRLIDVLSEEEKVRAHKLAEQINPKNHALLVSFGLPAQSKLLAFSNVMLEQVQRKDIGQVGEILDEFMKNLNEVHPEDLQQEETSFLARLFGKRKKSIQEVLSRFHKTGAQIDRISVKLERSKNMLLSDNVMLDRLYENNKDYFHSLNVYIAAGEMKLEELHNKTIPALKKASLGSNDPMKQQEVEDLLQFADQLDQRLYDLKISREMTIQSAPQIRMIQKSNHKMAEKIHSSLMTVIPLWKNQVTIALALIRQSHTAAAGRNISASANDLYQKQFNFITGTERGRFEIETLKEIQGNLQASIQETLEIHFDGKRKREDAGAELSVREGELKRKLNA; translated from the coding sequence ATGAACGAGATCGATTTATTTCAGCAAGTAAACACGTCACGGCTTATCGATGTCCTATCTGAAGAAGAAAAAGTCAGGGCACACAAGCTGGCCGAACAAATTAATCCGAAAAACCATGCTCTATTGGTATCATTCGGACTGCCGGCGCAATCCAAGCTGCTCGCTTTCTCAAATGTGATGCTTGAGCAGGTACAGCGAAAGGATATCGGGCAGGTTGGTGAAATCCTTGACGAATTCATGAAAAACCTGAATGAGGTTCATCCTGAGGATTTACAGCAGGAAGAAACCTCTTTTTTAGCGCGTCTGTTTGGAAAACGAAAGAAATCCATTCAAGAGGTTCTCTCCCGGTTTCATAAAACAGGGGCACAGATCGACAGAATCAGTGTAAAGCTTGAGCGCAGCAAAAATATGCTTTTATCAGATAATGTGATGCTCGACAGGCTCTATGAAAATAACAAAGACTATTTTCACTCATTGAATGTGTACATTGCAGCAGGAGAAATGAAGCTCGAAGAACTCCACAATAAAACAATTCCTGCTTTGAAAAAAGCGAGTCTTGGTTCGAATGATCCAATGAAGCAGCAGGAAGTCGAGGATCTTCTTCAATTTGCTGATCAATTGGACCAGAGATTGTATGACTTGAAAATCAGCAGAGAAATGACGATACAAAGTGCACCTCAAATCCGCATGATTCAAAAGTCAAACCACAAAATGGCCGAAAAAATTCATTCCTCTTTAATGACCGTTATTCCACTTTGGAAAAACCAAGTGACCATTGCTTTGGCATTAATTCGTCAGAGTCATACAGCAGCCGCAGGAAGGAATATTTCAGCATCTGCAAATGATCTTTATCAAAAACAGTTCAATTTTATAACAGGAACTGAAAGAGGACGATTTGAGATAGAGACACTAAAAGAGATACAAGGAAATTTACAGGCCTCCATTCAAGAAACATTGGAAATCCATTTTGATGGGAAGCGAAAGCGTGAGGATGCTGGAGCTGAACTGTCTGTAAGAGAAGGAGAGCTTAAGCGGAAACTGAATGCTTGA
- a CDS encoding UDP-N-acetylmuramoyl-L-alanyl-D-glutamate--2,6-diaminopimelate ligase, with product MIIQFDQLENLTLQHIFGQASQNITSLAFHSKQVKPGSLFFSMKGEEHDGHQYIDEAIAHGAAAVIGTSSEKLEQLSREYPDHTFILAEDVRETMALLAKMFHDHADEKLKTIGVTGTNGKTTVAAYVRSLLTLLDLPAGSIGTTGIWASTHKLTYKKSTPTTPESTDLHQIFHDLAELGDKAAVMEVSSISTDQKRVHGIEFDAAILTNFSEEHLEYHKTIEHYKKCKLALFNQTKTAVINLDDIEMGLELDRTYSGKKITYSLSPLTGADLCADNIQFSDIGTTFDLSYNGKIHQATAPIFGTYNIANALAAIGTALLFDYKIKDILRVLPMLESPEGRFQVITGPDNKKIILDYAHTPVALTRLVEEVKKMDYNRLIVMIAGIGIRDFNKMPKMAAAIEGQADEVIVTVDHPGHHDPQIIIDQVMKGFSEPKAPNIRAALTRKEGVIASLSAGEPDDIILLTSGCINGAQIVKGIEVPHSDEEIIESHYQSFYHGCHELEA from the coding sequence ATGATTATCCAATTTGATCAACTAGAAAACCTTACTCTGCAGCATATTTTCGGACAAGCCTCTCAAAACATAACAAGCCTTGCTTTTCATTCAAAACAGGTCAAGCCCGGTTCCCTTTTTTTCAGCATGAAAGGCGAAGAGCATGACGGTCACCAGTATATTGATGAGGCCATTGCGCACGGAGCCGCTGCCGTTATCGGAACGAGTTCTGAAAAGCTTGAGCAGCTTAGCCGCGAATACCCTGATCATACTTTCATACTTGCTGAAGACGTCAGAGAAACAATGGCTCTTTTAGCAAAGATGTTCCATGATCATGCCGATGAAAAATTGAAAACCATCGGAGTGACCGGCACTAATGGAAAGACGACTGTTGCCGCCTATGTGCGCTCTCTTCTGACTTTATTAGATCTTCCAGCAGGTTCAATCGGCACAACGGGAATATGGGCTTCAACTCACAAGCTTACATATAAAAAGAGCACGCCGACAACACCTGAATCCACTGATCTGCATCAAATCTTTCATGATTTGGCGGAGCTTGGGGACAAAGCAGCCGTTATGGAAGTTTCCTCAATCTCAACAGACCAAAAACGGGTGCACGGCATTGAATTTGATGCAGCGATTCTGACGAATTTCTCTGAAGAACACCTTGAATATCATAAAACGATTGAACACTATAAAAAATGCAAACTGGCTCTATTTAATCAGACTAAAACGGCTGTCATTAATCTCGATGACATCGAAATGGGCCTTGAGCTTGACCGGACATACAGCGGCAAAAAAATCACCTATAGCTTATCTCCTCTGACCGGAGCTGATCTATGCGCTGACAATATTCAATTCTCAGATATCGGAACTACGTTTGATCTTTCTTATAACGGGAAGATTCATCAGGCGACTGCTCCTATTTTCGGAACCTATAATATTGCCAACGCACTTGCTGCCATAGGTACTGCCCTGCTTTTCGACTACAAAATAAAAGATATTCTGCGCGTCTTGCCGATGCTTGAAAGTCCTGAAGGCCGCTTCCAGGTTATAACCGGCCCAGACAATAAAAAAATCATCCTGGATTATGCACACACCCCCGTGGCACTCACCCGCCTGGTGGAGGAAGTCAAAAAGATGGATTACAACCGTCTGATTGTCATGATTGCAGGTATAGGCATTCGTGACTTTAATAAGATGCCTAAGATGGCAGCAGCAATTGAAGGCCAAGCAGACGAAGTGATTGTAACAGTTGACCACCCCGGACATCATGATCCGCAAATCATCATTGATCAAGTGATGAAAGGATTTTCGGAACCGAAAGCGCCGAACATCAGAGCTGCCCTCACCAGAAAAGAAGGAGTCATCGCTTCTCTTTCAGCAGGTGAACCTGATGACATCATCCTCCTTACAAGCGGCTGCATAAATGGAGCGCAAATTGTAAAAGGAATAGAAGTTCCTCATTCAGACGAGGAAATCATCGAATCCCATTATCAATCCTTTTATCACGGCTGCCATGAGCTTGAGGCTTAA